In Brevibacillus brevis, a genomic segment contains:
- a CDS encoding CDP-alcohol phosphatidyltransferase family protein → MSVNLPNLLTIFRIVLIPLYLYVFFSANPYHVEIALGILILAGLTDIADGYIARKHKLVTTLGIMLDPLADKLMMMAVIASLFLTERISLWAALFFFARDVAMIVTGAIYHLRGKKTVPANAYGKLTTVLFYLVFPLIMYRYEHSEAILWTVMAFSFITSAIYLGKFRLLNRA, encoded by the coding sequence ATATCCGTGAATCTTCCTAATTTGCTTACGATCTTTCGCATCGTGCTTATCCCTTTGTACCTATACGTCTTTTTTTCGGCAAACCCGTATCATGTAGAGATCGCTTTGGGCATCCTGATCTTGGCGGGATTGACGGATATTGCGGACGGGTACATCGCGAGGAAACATAAGCTGGTGACCACACTTGGGATCATGCTGGATCCGCTTGCCGATAAATTGATGATGATGGCTGTGATCGCTTCCCTGTTTTTGACGGAGCGTATCAGCTTGTGGGCTGCCTTGTTTTTCTTTGCGCGGGATGTCGCGATGATCGTGACGGGAGCGATCTACCACCTTCGCGGAAAGAAGACCGTACCGGCAAACGCCTATGGCAAACTGACGACCGTATTGTTTTATCTGGTCTTCCCTTTGATTATGTACCGGTACGAGCACAGTGAAGCGATTCTTTGGACAGTGATGGCCTTTTCGTTTATAACGAGCGCGATCTACCTCGGGAAGTTTCGTTTGCTGAATCGCGCTTAG
- a CDS encoding DNA-directed RNA polymerase subunit beta codes for MNRAGGQPFPRDTQEAKNKERPRRGRNWSIVMIKVLMVPLLLFFSLVIGLMIGYGVVGHKPTAEVFDLNTYKHMWDLLFAET; via the coding sequence ATGAATCGAGCAGGGGGACAACCATTCCCGCGTGATACCCAGGAAGCCAAGAATAAAGAGCGCCCACGGAGAGGCAGGAATTGGTCCATCGTCATGATCAAAGTCCTGATGGTTCCGCTTCTGCTCTTCTTCTCCCTGGTCATCGGGCTGATGATCGGGTACGGCGTGGTAGGACACAAGCCGACGGCAGAAGTTTTTGATCTGAATACATACAAGCATATGTGGGACCTGTTGTTTGCGGAGACGTGA
- the spoIIID gene encoding sporulation transcriptional regulator SpoIIID, translating to MHDYIKERTIKIGRYIVETRNTVRMIAKEFGVSKSTVHKDLTERLPEINPELANQVKEILEYHKAIRHLRGGEATKIKYKRRSKKVRVEQEESV from the coding sequence GTGCACGACTACATCAAAGAGCGAACCATCAAAATCGGCCGATATATTGTGGAGACGCGAAATACGGTTCGGATGATCGCCAAAGAGTTCGGTGTTTCCAAAAGTACAGTGCACAAAGACTTGACTGAGCGGCTGCCTGAGATAAATCCGGAGTTGGCGAACCAAGTTAAGGAAATTTTGGAATATCACAAAGCCATCAGACATTTGCGGGGAGGCGAAGCCACGAAGATCAAGTACAAACGACGTAGTAAAAAAGTTCGCGTCGAACAGGAAGAAAGTGTGTAA
- a CDS encoding rod shape-determining protein produces MFGKDIGIDLGTANVLVFVKGKGIVLDEPSVVAIDSKTRKVLAVGNEARRMVGRTPGNIVAIRPLREGVIADFEITEAMLKHFLTKIGGKSMFARPRILICCPTNITSVEQKAIREAAERSGGAREVYIEEEPKVAAVGAGMDIFQPSGNMVVDIGGGTTDVAVLSMGDIVTSSSIKVAGDTFDVAIMRYIKNKYKLLIGERTAEDIKVQIGTVSDGRQDEMDIRGRDMVSGLPQTITIRSGEVQEALAESVSAIVQASKSVLERTPPELSADIIDKGVFLTGGGALLHGIDQILADELKVPVLVADEPMMCVAKGTGMMLDYLDKVPAHRNRKLFRG; encoded by the coding sequence ATGTTTGGCAAAGATATCGGAATCGACTTGGGGACAGCCAATGTCTTGGTTTTTGTAAAAGGCAAGGGAATAGTCCTGGATGAACCATCTGTCGTAGCAATAGACAGCAAAACCAGAAAAGTATTGGCTGTGGGCAACGAAGCTCGCCGTATGGTGGGCCGCACCCCAGGGAACATAGTAGCGATCCGACCTTTGCGGGAAGGTGTCATTGCGGACTTTGAAATAACGGAAGCCATGCTGAAGCACTTCTTGACGAAAATCGGCGGCAAAAGCATGTTTGCACGTCCGCGTATCCTGATTTGCTGTCCGACCAACATCACTTCCGTCGAGCAAAAAGCGATTCGCGAAGCGGCTGAACGCAGCGGCGGCGCCAGAGAAGTGTACATCGAGGAAGAGCCGAAAGTAGCTGCAGTAGGGGCAGGAATGGACATTTTTCAGCCGTCGGGCAATATGGTAGTGGATATCGGTGGAGGTACGACCGATGTTGCTGTCCTGTCCATGGGCGACATTGTCACTTCATCCTCCATCAAAGTAGCAGGGGATACATTTGATGTGGCCATTATGCGGTACATAAAAAATAAATACAAGTTGCTGATTGGAGAGCGTACGGCTGAAGACATCAAGGTTCAGATCGGGACCGTTTCCGACGGGCGCCAGGACGAAATGGACATTCGCGGACGAGATATGGTAAGCGGGCTGCCGCAGACGATTACCATCCGCTCAGGTGAAGTCCAAGAAGCCCTGGCCGAGTCGGTGAGTGCCATTGTACAAGCCTCCAAATCTGTTTTGGAACGAACACCTCCGGAACTTTCTGCCGATATAATTGATAAGGGTGTTTTCTTGACCGGCGGCGGCGCATTGCTGCACGGCATCGACCAGATTCTGGCGGACGAATTGAAGGTCCCCGTGCTGGTCGCGGACGAGCCGATGATGTGCGTAGCCAAAGGGACAGGAATGATGCTGGACTATCTGGACAAAGTACCAGCGCACCGGAATAGGAAATTATTCAGGGGGTAA
- a CDS encoding WecB/TagA/CpsF family glycosyltransferase: MAKQVASILGVPFSTRGFRESVEYMVERIENGERTHVVTANPEIVMLARENRDFRSIVEQAYVVPDGIGIVYAAKWTNQPIYERVTGVELLEALMLEADRHRWDVYLLGARPDVISLAAQKLAERYPNARVVGYRDGYFRQDEDEQIVREIAEKKPHLLFVALGAPRQEEWMNKYRDQLNASLMMGVGGSFDVISGKVKRAPVFWQKLHLEWFYRLISQPSRWKRQLAIPRFVLTVLREKRRSRS, translated from the coding sequence TTGGCCAAACAGGTCGCAAGTATACTAGGGGTACCTTTTTCGACACGCGGTTTTCGCGAAAGCGTCGAATACATGGTCGAGCGGATTGAGAACGGAGAGCGAACCCATGTGGTGACCGCCAATCCGGAGATCGTGATGCTGGCAAGGGAAAATCGTGACTTTCGTTCCATTGTCGAACAAGCCTATGTCGTTCCCGATGGCATCGGGATCGTCTATGCGGCCAAATGGACGAACCAACCGATCTATGAGCGCGTTACGGGTGTCGAGCTGCTGGAGGCATTGATGCTCGAGGCAGACCGTCACCGTTGGGATGTATATTTGCTTGGAGCGCGCCCGGATGTGATCAGTCTGGCGGCACAAAAGCTGGCTGAGCGCTATCCGAACGCGCGCGTCGTCGGGTATCGGGACGGATATTTCCGACAAGACGAAGATGAACAAATCGTGCGGGAAATCGCGGAGAAAAAGCCTCATCTCCTGTTTGTGGCGCTGGGAGCGCCGAGGCAGGAAGAGTGGATGAACAAGTATCGCGATCAGTTGAATGCTTCCCTGATGATGGGAGTAGGCGGCAGCTTTGACGTCATTTCCGGGAAAGTCAAACGCGCCCCTGTCTTCTGGCAAAAACTGCACCTCGAATGGTTTTACCGCCTGATCTCCCAGCCTTCCCGCTGGAAGAGACAGCTCGCCATTCCGCGGTTTGTCCTGACAGTCTTGAGAGAAAAACGGAGAAGCCGCTCCTAG
- a CDS encoding M23 family metallopeptidase, whose protein sequence is MEDQKNQNQPIPFKKSSSWKKVLGKKWAFPAIYIGTAAIILAFVMWYQGSVMNTVSNMTNVKDNVAVTTPETPAEEPQGDEAVPVAGTVQPLAWPVGKGVQYEMGMSFYDEGASKDNQQKALVKYNNSFFPHTGIDLKSTDGKGFDVVAALAGKVVKVENDPLVGRVVEIEHADKMVTSYQSLENVVVKPGDQVTQGQVIGSAGRSEYEKDSGVHLHFEVRVDGKSVNPDQYLIQGEPESKNQ, encoded by the coding sequence ATGGAAGATCAAAAAAATCAAAATCAACCGATTCCATTCAAGAAGTCAAGTTCTTGGAAAAAAGTATTGGGCAAGAAGTGGGCGTTTCCCGCAATCTACATCGGCACCGCAGCAATCATTCTCGCTTTTGTGATGTGGTATCAGGGCAGCGTCATGAACACGGTATCCAATATGACCAACGTCAAGGATAACGTGGCCGTGACTACTCCCGAAACACCAGCAGAAGAACCACAGGGCGATGAAGCGGTACCGGTCGCAGGCACTGTGCAGCCGTTGGCATGGCCAGTCGGAAAAGGTGTGCAGTACGAGATGGGGATGAGCTTCTACGATGAAGGAGCCTCCAAGGACAATCAGCAAAAAGCGCTGGTCAAGTACAACAACTCTTTCTTCCCGCACACCGGGATCGATTTGAAATCGACGGACGGCAAAGGGTTTGACGTCGTCGCGGCATTGGCGGGAAAAGTCGTCAAGGTGGAAAACGATCCACTCGTCGGCCGAGTCGTGGAAATCGAGCATGCTGACAAAATGGTGACTTCGTATCAAAGCCTGGAAAACGTCGTTGTCAAACCGGGCGATCAAGTGACCCAAGGCCAAGTGATCGGTTCTGCGGGACGCAGCGAATACGAAAAAGATTCCGGCGTTCACCTGCATTTCGAAGTGCGCGTAGACGGCAAGTCGGTCAATCCCGACCAGTACCTGATTCAGGGCGAACCGGAAAGCAAGAACCAATAA
- a CDS encoding flagellar hook-basal body protein has translation MQSLNISTAAMRGIQQALDNTSNNLSNLDTPGYKRRVASFSELLSGSMNEQPAVDNQNRNTPAGLRIGSGARLGLTKLDMGQGSIKQTDVPTDVAIEGDGYFLVTKKIKDATGAVIQEENRLTRDGAFQIEYDDDEGGYVLHTPSGYILTDDNGVPFVLPEPVRNIQISKEGVLNADGTEYGRIGVWKVDNPDQLQQVGQNLFDAEIASGDNPSTKYTNVLAEGSATLRQGALETSNVNMMEEMSQLVNIQRAYQLNSRAIGISDEMMSIANSLRSR, from the coding sequence ATACAGTCGCTTAATATTTCCACAGCCGCCATGCGCGGCATCCAGCAAGCGCTGGACAATACGTCGAACAACCTGTCGAATCTCGATACGCCGGGATACAAGCGCCGCGTGGCTTCGTTTTCCGAGCTGTTGTCCGGCTCGATGAACGAACAGCCTGCGGTCGACAACCAAAATCGCAACACTCCGGCCGGCCTTCGCATCGGGAGCGGGGCGCGGCTCGGATTGACCAAGCTCGATATGGGCCAGGGCAGCATCAAGCAGACGGATGTGCCGACAGACGTCGCCATCGAAGGTGACGGGTATTTTCTTGTCACGAAAAAAATCAAGGACGCCACAGGTGCGGTCATCCAGGAAGAAAACCGGCTGACGCGCGACGGGGCGTTTCAGATCGAGTATGACGACGACGAGGGCGGCTACGTGCTGCATACGCCGTCGGGCTATATTTTGACGGATGACAACGGCGTGCCGTTCGTATTGCCGGAGCCTGTGCGCAATATCCAGATCTCCAAAGAGGGCGTACTGAACGCAGATGGTACCGAGTACGGCAGAATTGGCGTCTGGAAGGTGGACAATCCTGACCAGCTGCAGCAAGTCGGGCAAAACCTGTTCGACGCCGAGATTGCATCCGGAGACAATCCATCGACCAAATATACCAATGTGCTGGCAGAAGGCAGCGCGACTCTGCGCCAGGGGGCGCTGGAGACCTCCAATGTCAACATGATGGAGGAAATGTCCCAGCTGGTGAATATTCAGCGCGCATATCAGCTGAACTCTCGGGCGATCGGCATCAGCGACGAGATGATGAGCATCGCGAATTCGCTGAGGAGCAGGTAA
- the fabZ gene encoding 3-hydroxyacyl-ACP dehydratase FabZ, giving the protein MEFQAPLDIVQIQEIIPHRYPFLLVDKIVELEHGKRAVGVKNVTINEPFFQGHFPGYPVMPGVLIVEALAQVGAVAMLSMEEHRGKIGLFAGIDEFRFKDQVKPGDTLTLDVELTRVRGTVGKGYGKALVNGKVVAEGGLMFALTAAAGAHS; this is encoded by the coding sequence ATGGAATTTCAAGCGCCTTTGGATATCGTGCAAATTCAGGAAATCATTCCTCATCGGTATCCGTTTTTGCTGGTAGACAAAATTGTGGAGCTGGAGCATGGCAAGCGGGCAGTCGGCGTGAAAAACGTTACGATCAACGAGCCGTTTTTCCAGGGCCATTTCCCTGGGTACCCGGTCATGCCAGGCGTCCTAATTGTGGAAGCGCTGGCGCAGGTCGGGGCCGTAGCCATGCTGAGCATGGAGGAACATCGAGGAAAAATCGGGTTGTTCGCCGGCATTGACGAGTTCCGATTCAAGGACCAGGTGAAGCCCGGCGACACGCTGACGCTGGATGTCGAATTGACCCGCGTTCGCGGGACAGTCGGAAAAGGATACGGGAAAGCATTGGTAAATGGCAAGGTTGTAGCCGAGGGCGGACTGATGTTTGCGCTCACTGCAGCGGCTGGGGCACATTCATGA
- a CDS encoding flagellar hook-basal body protein, translated as MIRGLYTSASGMLALQNRQETLANNLANINTPGYKQDVGVMRAFPEQLLSRIRDQEGPDVQGYPNLTGQAAVIGRLNSGVYMSEAMPMFTQGDIAETRNPYDVALLDNLQPDQDGKERRLFYSVARLEDATQPAQPEDVRYTRNGNWSVNADGYLVTADGYYVLDGDNRAILVNDPNGVSAGQGLKISRQGELQYEDPATGTLETLPNHPRLGLSVVTDPLQLVREGTNVFRLEGEAQAEALDVAEANDQAALAAGQYTTPAIAGRYGTQQGWIERANVDPMQTITGMMSVLRAYEANQRVITTIDGTLEKAANEIGRVNG; from the coding sequence GTGATCAGAGGCTTGTATACGTCTGCATCCGGCATGCTGGCCCTGCAGAACAGGCAAGAAACGCTGGCGAACAATCTGGCCAACATCAACACGCCGGGCTACAAGCAGGATGTGGGTGTGATGCGCGCATTTCCGGAACAATTGCTTTCCCGCATCCGCGATCAGGAGGGGCCGGATGTTCAAGGCTACCCGAATTTGACTGGACAGGCTGCCGTGATCGGTCGTCTGAACTCCGGCGTTTACATGTCGGAGGCTATGCCCATGTTTACGCAAGGGGATATCGCGGAAACGCGCAATCCATACGATGTGGCTTTGCTGGACAATCTGCAGCCCGATCAGGATGGCAAGGAACGCCGGTTGTTTTACAGCGTGGCACGCCTGGAGGATGCAACCCAGCCCGCGCAGCCGGAAGATGTCCGCTACACGCGGAACGGAAACTGGAGCGTCAATGCGGACGGCTATCTCGTGACGGCGGACGGGTACTACGTGCTGGACGGCGATAATCGGGCCATTCTCGTCAACGATCCGAACGGGGTGAGCGCAGGCCAGGGTCTGAAGATCAGCCGCCAGGGAGAGCTGCAATACGAAGATCCGGCTACCGGCACGCTGGAAACGCTGCCCAACCACCCAAGGCTCGGACTGAGCGTGGTGACGGATCCGCTGCAGCTCGTGCGCGAAGGGACCAATGTATTCCGTCTGGAAGGCGAAGCGCAGGCGGAAGCGCTGGATGTGGCCGAAGCCAACGATCAGGCAGCTTTGGCGGCAGGTCAATACACGACTCCTGCGATCGCGGGACGCTACGGAACGCAGCAAGGCTGGATCGAGCGGGCCAACGTCGATCCGATGCAGACGATCACAGGGATGATGAGTGTACTGCGCGCGTATGAAGCGAATCAGCGGGTGATCACGACCATCGATGGCACGCTGGAAAAAGCCGCGAATGAAATCGGCCGGGTAAACGGGTAA